From a region of the Fischerella sp. JS2 genome:
- a CDS encoding M56 family metallopeptidase, whose translation MHLLMILIALAISWWLRHSWSDSQGTWKQRWQTTLFFFLFPPLLIIMTAIALLYMGPQGKMGGLQAGWFGYVLALISLAFFAALCMKLAWQGWRSVKSARECPIVKLAGRQVRLLNTGALFAGQIGFWQPELVVSEGLLETLSPAHLETVLAHEQGHYHYRDTFWFFWLGWVRSCTVWLPNTDALWQELLVLRELRADAHAASQVDPLLLAESLVLVISTPPVTSEICCAALGSSSVVRLEQRIEALLEKSEPTSESYLLSWHSFLLALLPLITVIFHS comes from the coding sequence ATGCATCTACTGATGATTTTGATAGCTTTGGCAATTTCTTGGTGGCTTAGACACTCTTGGAGTGATTCCCAAGGTACGTGGAAGCAAAGGTGGCAAACAACTTTGTTTTTCTTTCTGTTTCCCCCCTTATTGATCATCATGACAGCGATCGCTTTGCTGTATATGGGACCCCAAGGTAAAATGGGTGGTTTGCAAGCAGGCTGGTTTGGCTATGTATTAGCATTAATTTCGCTTGCTTTTTTTGCAGCACTATGCATGAAACTAGCATGGCAAGGATGGCGATCAGTAAAATCTGCACGTGAGTGTCCGATTGTAAAACTAGCGGGTAGACAAGTCCGACTACTGAATACAGGGGCATTATTTGCAGGGCAAATTGGTTTTTGGCAACCCGAACTCGTTGTCAGTGAAGGATTACTAGAAACTCTTTCACCCGCTCACTTAGAGACAGTTCTAGCACACGAGCAAGGCCATTATCATTACCGAGATACCTTCTGGTTTTTCTGGCTGGGTTGGGTGCGTTCTTGTACTGTTTGGTTGCCAAATACAGATGCTTTATGGCAAGAACTATTAGTATTGCGCGAACTACGTGCTGATGCTCACGCCGCATCACAAGTAGATCCCTTGCTACTAGCGGAATCACTAGTATTAGTAATCAGTACTCCACCTGTAACCTCAGAAATCTGCTGTGCAGCGTTAGGTTCTAGTAGTGTAGTTCGTTTAGAACAGAGAATAGAAGCTTTGCTAGAAAAAAGCGAACCCACATCAGAATCTTACTTGTTATCCTGGCACAGTTTCTTATTAGCGTTACTGCCCTTGATCACAGTTATATTTCATTCATAG
- a CDS encoding DUF421 domain-containing protein, with product MDIWFHINWQEMFIPSISIAELIIRASIVYLALFSVLRLLPSRQLGTLGIADLLVVVLFAEAAQNAMASNYTSITEGAILVGTVIFWSYFLNWLGYKVPYFQRFLNPPPLLLVKNGRIIDRHMKRELITEQELMSQLRQQGVESLKDVKRVFMEADGSISVIRQKSQTNSMPKQDEQKVSGNF from the coding sequence ATGGATATATGGTTTCATATTAATTGGCAAGAAATGTTTATTCCTAGCATTTCCATTGCTGAACTCATTATACGTGCTTCGATTGTCTACTTGGCATTGTTTTCTGTTTTACGCTTGCTTCCTAGCCGACAACTAGGAACACTAGGTATTGCTGATCTACTTGTGGTTGTACTGTTTGCGGAAGCGGCTCAAAATGCGATGGCAAGCAACTATACATCAATTACAGAAGGTGCTATTTTAGTCGGAACAGTTATATTTTGGAGTTATTTTTTAAACTGGTTGGGATACAAAGTTCCCTATTTCCAGCGCTTTCTAAATCCACCACCACTGCTACTAGTAAAAAATGGTCGTATAATTGATCGTCACATGAAAAGGGAACTAATTACTGAACAGGAATTGATGAGCCAGTTGCGTCAGCAAGGTGTGGAATCTCTTAAAGATGTTAAAAGGGTGTTTATGGAGGCGGATGGTAGTATTAGCGTCATCCGCCAGAAATCACAAACAAATTCTATGCCTAAGCAAGATGAGCAAAAAGTTAGCGGAAATTTTTAA
- a CDS encoding helix-turn-helix domain-containing protein produces the protein MVGVTQIEIVDSVEELEKLLRHQKQSRSKERIQALYLIKGQEMSVSEIAKILGKHRATVHRWLADYREGGIEAVVEFGTSSGRKRAIPDWAVSSLKKQLEQPEGGFQRYTQIQHWLEKTLGVQAEYATVHHLARYRLKAKLKVPRPRNRKQDEEKLESFKKNSVMTCN, from the coding sequence ATGGTAGGGGTAACACAGATCGAGATAGTTGATAGTGTCGAGGAACTAGAGAAGTTGCTCAGACATCAAAAACAGTCTCGGAGCAAAGAACGTATACAAGCCCTATATCTGATTAAAGGGCAAGAAATGAGTGTAAGTGAGATTGCTAAAATCTTGGGAAAACATCGAGCTACAGTACATCGATGGTTGGCAGATTATCGAGAAGGAGGAATTGAGGCGGTTGTTGAATTTGGAACGAGTTCAGGTCGAAAAAGAGCAATACCAGATTGGGCTGTATCGAGTTTGAAAAAACAACTCGAACAACCAGAAGGTGGGTTTCAACGGTACACACAAATACAACATTGGTTAGAAAAAACCTTGGGTGTGCAAGCTGAGTACGCAACTGTACATCATCTGGCACGTTACAGGCTCAAAGCCAAGCTGAAAGTCCCACGTCCGCGTAACCGAAAACAGGACGAAGAAAAACTAGAGTCTTTTAAAAAAAACTCGGTGATGACTTGCAATTAA
- a CDS encoding IS630 family transposase → MQLIAQYSAIILPQYENIRYFVQDESRFGLKTIEGRKITLPGVKPIGDWQWQFKAFWLYGAVEPLTGESLFWQFSHVDTECYQQFLNEFAACYPKSLNILQVDNGLFHKAKRLQIPENIVLLFQPAHSPELNPIERVWEYLKQDLKWELFDHLEHLQTKVAQLLALLTPQIAASLTGYDFILNALSVANIF, encoded by the coding sequence TTGCAATTAATTGCTCAATACAGTGCCATTATCTTGCCCCAGTACGAAAATATTCGTTATTTTGTACAAGATGAGAGTCGATTTGGACTCAAAACCATTGAAGGACGTAAAATTACTCTTCCCGGAGTTAAGCCTATTGGTGATTGGCAGTGGCAATTTAAAGCGTTCTGGCTATATGGAGCAGTTGAACCACTTACTGGGGAAAGTTTATTTTGGCAGTTTTCTCATGTTGATACCGAATGCTACCAACAATTTTTGAACGAGTTCGCTGCCTGTTATCCCAAATCACTTAACATTCTCCAAGTTGATAACGGCTTATTTCATAAAGCTAAACGTTTACAAATTCCAGAGAATATTGTTCTTTTGTTCCAGCCTGCTCATTCTCCTGAACTGAATCCCATAGAGCGCGTTTGGGAATATCTCAAGCAAGACTTGAAATGGGAGCTATTTGATCACCTGGAGCATCTGCAAACCAAGGTTGCTCAACTCCTAGCTCTCCTCACTCCTCAAATTGCTGCTTCTTTGACTGGTTATGACTTCATCCTCAATGCCTTATCTGTCGCAAACATTTTTTGA
- a CDS encoding transketolase produces MATIEQLQAWHELAQQLRVDSIRATTAAGSGHPTSSMSAADLMAVLLAKYLRYDFSNPHNPNNDHLVFSKGHASPLLYAMYRAAGVIDDRELISLRKFGSRLEGHPTPVLPWVEVATGSLGQGLPIAVGIALAGEYLDQLPYHTWVLLGDSEMAEGSIWEAFEHANHYKLANLIAIIDVNRLGQRGQTMLGWNTQVYCDRARAFGWKAIEIDGHNLEEIDQAYSAAINNLDYPTVIVARTKKGKGVAHLEDLGGWHGQALKPDDAKAAIAQLGGERHITIVVEKPEEQPQTATTGQQTQTLQLPVYQEGDLVATRKAYGDALKALGASRPDVVALDAEVSNSTYAEDFAKAYPDHYFEMYIAEQQMVAAAVGLQVRQYKPFASTFAAFLSRAYDFIRMAAISRAHVKLVGSHAGVSIGQDGPSQMALEDLAALRAVWNSTVLYPCDANQTAKLVAEMVDRDGIVYLRTTREKTPVIYEADEDFSIGGSKIIRSSDGDQAVVIAAGITVHEALKAYDHLKQEGITVRVIDAYSVKPIDATTLHQAARDTAGKLVVVEDHWSEGGLGAAVLDAFVGIGTAPAYGELGLNLVKLAVRDMPGSGTPEELLHAAQIDADAIALAVRSLVKQAAWMPTE; encoded by the coding sequence ATGGCTACCATTGAACAATTGCAAGCATGGCATGAGTTGGCACAACAATTGCGGGTTGATAGTATTCGTGCCACTACAGCAGCTGGCTCGGGTCATCCCACCTCCTCGATGTCTGCCGCAGACCTGATGGCAGTGCTGCTTGCCAAGTATCTCCGTTATGACTTTAGCAATCCGCATAACCCCAACAACGATCACCTCGTTTTCTCCAAAGGACATGCATCACCGCTATTGTATGCGATGTATCGCGCAGCAGGGGTAATTGACGATCGCGAGTTGATCTCCCTTCGTAAGTTTGGCAGTCGGCTAGAAGGACATCCAACCCCAGTGCTGCCTTGGGTGGAAGTAGCAACGGGTTCACTGGGGCAAGGTCTACCAATCGCCGTTGGTATTGCTTTGGCTGGCGAATATTTAGACCAGTTGCCTTACCACACTTGGGTCTTGTTAGGAGATAGTGAAATGGCAGAAGGTTCCATATGGGAAGCCTTTGAACACGCAAATCACTACAAACTGGCAAATTTGATTGCGATTATTGATGTCAACCGCTTGGGGCAGCGAGGCCAAACCATGTTAGGTTGGAACACTCAAGTGTACTGCGATCGCGCCAGGGCTTTTGGCTGGAAGGCTATTGAAATCGACGGTCACAATTTAGAAGAGATTGATCAAGCATACTCAGCAGCTATAAATAACCTCGACTATCCTACAGTCATTGTAGCTCGGACAAAGAAGGGCAAAGGTGTTGCACATTTAGAAGATCTTGGCGGTTGGCATGGTCAGGCGTTGAAACCCGATGATGCTAAGGCAGCGATCGCCCAACTAGGTGGTGAACGTCACATCACTATTGTGGTCGAAAAGCCTGAGGAGCAACCTCAAACAGCTACAACTGGACAGCAGACTCAAACTCTCCAACTTCCCGTCTACCAAGAAGGTGATTTAGTGGCAACTCGTAAAGCTTACGGAGATGCCTTAAAAGCTTTAGGAGCATCTCGACCGGATGTGGTTGCCCTTGATGCTGAGGTGAGTAACTCCACTTATGCTGAAGATTTTGCCAAAGCTTACCCTGATCACTACTTTGAGATGTATATTGCTGAGCAGCAAATGGTTGCGGCGGCAGTTGGTTTGCAAGTGCGGCAGTATAAACCCTTTGCTTCTACTTTTGCAGCGTTCTTAAGTCGGGCTTACGATTTTATCCGTATGGCTGCTATCTCTCGCGCCCATGTCAAACTTGTTGGTTCTCATGCAGGAGTCTCTATTGGTCAAGATGGCCCTTCCCAAATGGCACTGGAAGATTTGGCTGCTTTGCGGGCAGTGTGGAATAGTACTGTACTCTACCCCTGCGATGCTAATCAAACTGCTAAACTTGTCGCTGAAATGGTAGATCGTGATGGCATTGTCTATCTGCGGACAACCCGGGAAAAGACACCTGTTATCTATGAAGCTGATGAAGATTTTTCTATTGGTGGCAGCAAGATCATCCGTAGTTCTGATGGCGATCAAGCAGTAGTAATTGCAGCAGGTATTACGGTACATGAAGCACTCAAAGCTTATGATCACCTCAAACAAGAAGGAATTACAGTGCGTGTCATTGATGCTTACTCAGTCAAGCCAATTGATGCTACAACCTTGCATCAGGCTGCCCGTGATACTGCTGGCAAACTTGTCGTAGTAGAAGACCACTGGAGTGAAGGTGGACTAGGTGCTGCTGTCCTTGATGCTTTTGTCGGTATAGGTACTGCTCCAGCTTATGGTGAATTGGGGCTGAATCTAGTGAAACTGGCAGTACGGGATATGCCAGGGTCAGGCACTCCAGAAGAACTACTTCATGCAGCACAAATTGACGCAGATGCTATTGCCCTGGCAGTGCGATCGCTTGTCAAACAAGCAGCTTGGATGCCAACAGAGTAA
- a CDS encoding YbhB/YbcL family Raf kinase inhibitor-like protein yields the protein MHLHSPAFFTGNSIPFQYTCDGDNLSPPLSWDSPPNGTVSFALIVEDPDAPKQTFTHWVVYNLPDHLEYLPEGVVNHPTLPDGGVQGKNDFGQLGFGGPCPPSGTHRYFFKLYALDQMLDLLPGASKADLIAAMEGHVLEAAELMGRYTRQS from the coding sequence ATGCATCTTCACAGTCCTGCGTTTTTTACAGGGAACAGCATTCCATTTCAATATACCTGCGATGGTGATAATCTCTCTCCTCCTCTAAGTTGGGATAGTCCACCCAATGGTACTGTCAGTTTTGCTCTCATTGTGGAAGATCCTGATGCACCCAAGCAAACATTTACTCACTGGGTTGTGTATAATTTACCAGATCATCTTGAGTATTTACCAGAAGGTGTTGTCAATCATCCCACATTGCCCGATGGTGGTGTGCAGGGGAAAAATGATTTTGGTCAATTGGGATTTGGTGGCCCTTGCCCACCTAGTGGTACTCATCGCTACTTCTTTAAACTCTATGCGCTGGATCAAATGCTAGATTTGCTACCGGGAGCCAGCAAGGCAGACCTGATCGCAGCGATGGAAGGTCATGTCTTGGAAGCTGCCGAGTTAATGGGACGCTACACTCGGCAGAGTTAG
- a CDS encoding erythromycin esterase family protein has protein sequence MPDVTTKNIAGAVREFAHPLIGATEDYNPLMDLIGNARFVLIGEASHGTHEFYEQRALITERLIQEKGFTAVAVEADWPDAYRVNRYVRGVDDDPTPAEALSSFQRFPMWMWRNTDVLNFVAWLRQYNDSLAENATKVGFYGLDLYSLYASITAVLNYLRKTDPEAAQRAYHRYSCFENFAEDTQVYGYATGVGLSKSCEEEVVSQLLELQRRNAEYAKQDGRVAEDEFFYAQQNARLVKNAEEYYRSMFRGRVSSSNLRDRHMSETLDQLVAHLDRQGHQTKVVVWEHNSHLGDARATDMAQAGEVNVGQLVRERYGDKVVLIGFTTYTGTVTAATNWHEPAQLKQIRPALSGSYEDIFHQTGLSKFLLNFKDNNPVIPVLQESRLERAIGVIYRPQTERTSHYFYARLPDQFDAVIHIDDTRGVEPLDRMAKQETGEVSETFPSGF, from the coding sequence ATGCCAGACGTAACCACGAAAAACATAGCTGGGGCAGTGCGTGAGTTTGCCCATCCATTAATTGGTGCAACTGAGGACTACAATCCATTGATGGATCTGATTGGCAACGCCCGCTTTGTACTTATTGGTGAAGCCTCTCACGGGACTCACGAGTTCTATGAACAACGAGCTTTGATTACCGAACGGCTGATTCAAGAAAAAGGCTTTACGGCGGTGGCGGTGGAAGCAGATTGGCCTGATGCCTACCGAGTCAACCGCTATGTGCGGGGAGTAGATGACGATCCAACGCCAGCAGAAGCGCTTTCAAGTTTTCAACGCTTCCCAATGTGGATGTGGCGCAATACAGATGTGTTGAATTTTGTGGCTTGGTTACGTCAATACAATGATTCCCTAGCTGAGAATGCAACTAAAGTAGGCTTTTATGGGCTTGACCTCTACAGTTTGTATGCCTCAATCACAGCAGTTTTGAATTACCTGCGTAAGACTGATCCGGAGGCAGCCCAGCGTGCCTACCACCGTTACTCTTGCTTTGAAAATTTTGCAGAAGATACTCAGGTTTACGGGTATGCTACTGGTGTTGGACTAAGTAAGTCCTGTGAGGAAGAGGTGGTCAGCCAACTTTTGGAATTGCAACGTCGCAATGCTGAGTATGCCAAGCAAGATGGTCGGGTAGCCGAAGATGAGTTTTTCTACGCCCAACAGAATGCCCGACTTGTAAAAAACGCTGAGGAATATTACCGCTCAATGTTTCGTGGACGAGTATCGTCATCGAATTTGCGCGATCGCCACATGAGTGAAACTTTAGATCAACTTGTGGCTCACCTAGACCGCCAGGGACATCAAACCAAAGTTGTAGTCTGGGAACACAATTCCCATTTAGGGGATGCGCGGGCAACGGATATGGCACAAGCGGGTGAAGTGAATGTTGGTCAACTAGTGCGGGAACGATATGGTGATAAGGTTGTACTAATTGGTTTTACTACCTACACAGGTACAGTTACTGCCGCTACAAATTGGCATGAACCTGCTCAACTCAAGCAAATCCGTCCTGCCTTATCAGGAAGTTACGAAGATATATTTCATCAAACAGGCTTGTCTAAGTTTTTACTAAACTTCAAGGATAACAATCCGGTCATTCCTGTTTTGCAAGAGTCTCGATTGGAACGAGCTATTGGCGTAATTTATCGACCCCAAACTGAACGTACCAGTCATTACTTCTATGCTCGGCTTCCGGATCAATTTGATGCCGTCATCCATATTGATGATACCAGAGGAGTAGAGCCGCTAGATCGGATGGCTAAACAAGAAACGGGGGAAGTATCAGAAACTTTTCCTTCTGGTTTTTAG
- a CDS encoding phosphoribosyltransferase: MVFKDRTAAGQLLALQLTAYANRKDVIVLALPRGGVPVAFEIARKINAPLDVFLVRKLGVPGHEELAMGAIASGGVQVLNEGVVQMLSLPQKVIERVAAIEQQELNRREHLYRDDRPFPVLHKHTVILVDDGLATGTTMRAAVVALQQQQPARLVVAVPVSSPEACQEMQKLVDEIVCLETPEPFYSVGLWYQDFPQVSDEEVRNLLKRATNNNQHSIVGK, translated from the coding sequence ATGGTATTCAAAGACCGAACTGCGGCAGGGCAACTGTTAGCCCTACAACTAACAGCTTATGCTAACCGAAAAGATGTAATCGTATTGGCACTACCACGAGGTGGTGTACCTGTTGCTTTTGAAATTGCCCGCAAAATCAATGCTCCACTGGACGTTTTTCTTGTTCGTAAACTGGGTGTGCCTGGACACGAAGAGTTGGCAATGGGAGCAATTGCTTCTGGCGGGGTGCAAGTACTTAATGAAGGAGTAGTGCAAATGTTAAGTCTACCCCAAAAAGTAATTGAACGGGTTGCAGCCATAGAGCAACAAGAACTCAACAGGCGTGAGCATCTTTATCGAGATGACCGACCTTTCCCGGTTTTACATAAACACACAGTGATTTTAGTGGATGATGGTCTAGCCACAGGTACAACAATGCGGGCTGCGGTAGTAGCATTACAGCAACAGCAACCTGCTCGGCTTGTGGTTGCCGTGCCAGTCTCATCACCAGAAGCTTGTCAGGAGATGCAAAAGTTAGTAGACGAAATCGTGTGTCTAGAAACGCCCGAACCCTTTTATAGTGTTGGTCTTTGGTATCAAGACTTTCCCCAAGTCAGTGATGAAGAAGTTCGCAATTTGCTCAAACGAGCTACTAATAATAATCAACACTCAATAGTAGGTAAATAA
- a CDS encoding TIGR02117 family protein translates to MKNANNSVFIRLLYKFLDYFFGLVLFSLMLLIISAFLPRKWGNYSQNTCDIQICVSNTGIHTNIILPTKNNIFDWHKFLSIGEIGVDTAQNYNYISFGWGDRDFYMLTPALSDLKFSTTLKALFLPTPSVMYIKGYQSIPRNLDVKCIQVSKNNYLQLVEYIQDSFQLNANGEKVRLGNGHTINAGFYAAVGNYSILQNCNSWTAAALRKADINTPLWDGLSSAIVLHLRDSCN, encoded by the coding sequence ATGAAAAATGCTAATAATTCAGTTTTTATACGCCTATTATATAAGTTTCTTGATTATTTTTTCGGATTAGTTTTGTTTAGCTTAATGTTACTAATTATCAGTGCATTTTTACCTAGAAAATGGGGTAATTACTCACAAAATACTTGTGATATACAAATTTGTGTTTCTAATACAGGTATTCACACTAATATTATATTGCCAACAAAAAATAATATTTTTGATTGGCACAAATTTCTATCTATCGGCGAAATTGGTGTAGATACTGCACAAAATTACAATTATATAAGTTTTGGTTGGGGAGACAGAGATTTTTATATGTTAACTCCTGCTTTATCTGATTTAAAATTTTCTACTACTTTGAAAGCACTATTTCTTCCTACTCCCTCTGTAATGTATATTAAAGGGTATCAATCAATACCAAGGAATTTAGATGTTAAATGTATCCAAGTTAGCAAAAATAACTATTTACAATTAGTGGAGTATATTCAAGATAGTTTTCAGCTAAATGCAAATGGTGAAAAAGTTCGCTTAGGAAACGGTCACACTATTAATGCAGGCTTTTATGCAGCAGTTGGCAATTACTCAATCTTGCAAAATTGTAATTCTTGGACAGCAGCAGCTTTGAGAAAAGCTGACATTAATACTCCCCTTTGGGATGGACTTTCATCTGCTATTGTGTTGCACCTTAGAGATAGTTGTAATTAA
- a CDS encoding lipid kinase, with protein sequence MNRRALLLVNRQSRQGQKRLSEVMSCLVEQGFELIAASAENPQHFSDVIRRYQHQVDLVIVGGGDGTLNAAVDTLVETNLPLGILPLGTANDLARTLKIPNSLSEASKVIATGKVQRIDLGEVNGKYFFNVASLGLSVKITQRLTKEVKRRWGIFAYAFTALKVIWESRPFSAEIRLPDQSIKVKTVQIAIGNGRYYGGGMAVAPDAMIDDQRLDLYSLEIRHWWEIIPLLPRMRQGRHINARNVRALQVQEIEIHTRKPRPINTDGEITTYTPAYFRVIPKAVAVFVPR encoded by the coding sequence ATGAATCGGCGCGCACTGCTGTTAGTAAATCGTCAATCTCGTCAAGGACAAAAGCGTTTGTCAGAAGTGATGAGTTGTCTTGTAGAACAAGGATTTGAATTGATTGCAGCATCCGCAGAAAATCCTCAGCACTTTTCAGACGTAATCAGGAGATACCAACATCAAGTGGATTTGGTAATTGTTGGTGGTGGTGATGGTACTCTTAACGCTGCGGTAGATACTTTGGTGGAAACTAATTTACCTTTGGGAATTTTACCTTTAGGAACTGCTAATGACCTGGCAAGGACTTTAAAAATTCCTAATTCTTTGTCCGAAGCTAGCAAAGTGATTGCTACTGGGAAAGTACAACGCATTGACTTAGGCGAAGTTAATGGCAAATATTTTTTTAATGTTGCCAGTTTAGGACTGAGTGTGAAAATTACTCAGCGATTAACTAAAGAAGTCAAGCGGCGTTGGGGAATATTTGCTTATGCTTTTACCGCGCTGAAAGTTATATGGGAATCTCGCCCCTTTAGTGCAGAGATTCGTTTACCTGATCAATCAATTAAAGTTAAAACCGTGCAAATTGCGATCGGTAATGGTCGGTACTATGGTGGTGGTATGGCAGTAGCACCTGATGCCATGATCGATGATCAAAGATTAGACTTGTACAGTCTAGAGATTAGGCACTGGTGGGAGATTATTCCCTTATTGCCGAGAATGCGACAAGGACGACACATAAATGCGCGGAATGTCCGCGCTTTACAAGTTCAGGAAATTGAAATACATACTCGTAAACCTCGTCCCATTAATACAGATGGTGAAATCACCACCTATACCCCTGCTTATTTCCGTGTGATTCCCAAAGCTGTAGCTGTTTTTGTTCCACGCTAG
- a CDS encoding exopolysaccharide biosynthesis protein produces MHLKFSQDIKLLLQRLAEKPLSLGDILTETSERGFNLVIALLVLPFLFPMPPGLTGPFGGACLILSMQMVLGRRSPWLPRKIATYKFPRSFANVILQNLRRVTRILEKIARPRLSKIADNPYTWRLNGLCISWLSVLLISPVPLTNPIPTIGILLLAVATIESDGLLMCIGYVFTILTTLLFAFIGYVFFIAPSLLPQFLS; encoded by the coding sequence ATGCACCTGAAATTTTCTCAAGATATCAAGTTACTGTTACAACGGTTAGCTGAAAAGCCGTTGTCGCTTGGAGATATTCTGACAGAAACTTCTGAACGAGGTTTTAATTTGGTGATTGCACTGTTAGTTTTACCCTTTTTATTTCCTATGCCACCAGGTTTAACAGGACCTTTTGGTGGTGCTTGCTTGATTTTATCAATGCAGATGGTTTTGGGAAGGCGATCGCCTTGGTTACCTCGAAAAATAGCTACGTATAAATTTCCTCGTTCTTTTGCCAATGTAATATTGCAAAATTTGCGACGCGTTACTAGGATTCTAGAAAAAATTGCTCGTCCTCGCTTGTCCAAAATAGCTGACAATCCTTATACTTGGCGGTTGAATGGACTTTGTATTTCTTGGTTATCAGTGTTATTAATATCACCAGTTCCTCTTACTAATCCTATCCCAACTATAGGTATTTTACTATTAGCAGTAGCAACAATAGAATCTGATGGTTTACTGATGTGTATTGGATATGTATTTACTATTTTAACTACTTTATTGTTTGCCTTTATTGGTTATGTCTTTTTTATAGCTCCAAGTCTACTGCCGCAGTTTCTAAGCTAA
- the aroB gene encoding 3-dehydroquinate synthase → MASVIKVNLPQQFYKIAIAPGSLDQLGKYMTSLHLGKKVLLVSNPTIFQLYGERAIASLKIANFEVASHILPDGEYYKTLASIENLYNTALQNRLERSATMVALGGGVIGDMTGFAAATWLRGINYIQVPTTLLAMVDAAIGGKTGVNHPQGKNLIGAFHQPRLVLIDPNVLKTLPIREFRAGMAEVIKYGVIWDTQLFAELEATQRLDEMEYIQSELIDSILTRSCQAKADVVSKDEKEAGLRTILNYGHTIGHAVESLTGYTQVLHGEAVAIGMVAAGQIAVELGMWTQQETQRQDALIEKAGLPTKLPKELDIEAIIEALQIDKKVKSGKVRFVLPTEIGAVTLTDQVPADIIRQVLARM, encoded by the coding sequence ATGGCTTCCGTAATTAAAGTAAATCTACCGCAGCAGTTTTATAAGATTGCGATCGCACCAGGTAGCCTAGATCAATTAGGCAAATACATGACTAGTTTGCACTTAGGTAAGAAAGTCCTGCTAGTTTCTAACCCGACAATTTTTCAATTGTATGGAGAAAGAGCGATCGCATCACTAAAAATTGCGAATTTTGAAGTAGCAAGCCACATCCTGCCTGATGGCGAATACTATAAAACTTTAGCTTCAATAGAAAATTTATACAATACAGCACTGCAAAATCGCTTAGAACGCTCTGCGACGATGGTAGCTTTAGGAGGCGGCGTTATTGGGGATATGACAGGTTTTGCGGCAGCGACTTGGCTACGAGGTATTAATTATATACAAGTACCTACAACTCTTTTGGCAATGGTAGATGCAGCCATAGGTGGTAAAACAGGTGTCAATCATCCCCAGGGTAAAAACTTGATAGGGGCATTCCATCAACCACGATTAGTTTTAATTGACCCCAATGTCTTGAAAACCCTACCTATACGTGAGTTTCGTGCAGGTATGGCAGAAGTGATCAAGTATGGTGTAATTTGGGATACCCAATTGTTTGCCGAGTTAGAAGCAACTCAGCGTTTGGATGAGATGGAATATATTCAGTCAGAATTAATAGACTCTATATTAACTCGCTCCTGTCAAGCCAAAGCCGATGTCGTTAGTAAAGATGAAAAAGAAGCTGGACTACGGACGATACTCAACTACGGACACACCATCGGTCATGCAGTAGAAAGCTTAACCGGTTATACACAAGTACTGCATGGTGAAGCAGTTGCCATTGGCATGGTAGCAGCAGGGCAGATTGCTGTAGAGTTAGGAATGTGGACGCAACAAGAAACACAACGACAAGATGCCTTAATAGAAAAAGCAGGTTTACCAACAAAATTACCAAAAGAGTTGGATATTGAAGCAATTATTGAGGCGTTGCAGATAGATAAAAAAGTGAAATCAGGTAAAGTCCGGTTTGTACTACCAACCGAAATTGGTGCAGTGACACTAACAGATCAAGTACCAGCAGATATTATCCGACAAGTGTTAGCACGCATGTAG